DNA from Streptomyces sp. Edi4:
GGCCTCGGGGGCGCGCCGGCCGGGCCCGGGGAGCGGACACGAAAAGGCCGCCGCACCGGGTGGGTGCGGCGGCCTTTCGTGTGCGGCTGCCTTTTCGCGTGCGGCTCAGACGGTGGTGACGACGTCGTCGTACGCCAGGCGCGGGCTGCGCGGGTACCAGGCGTCGTCGCCGGGCTTGCCGATGTTGACGACCATCAGCGGGGTGTGGTCGTCGTCCAGGAACTCCTTCTGCACGCCGGCGGGGTCGAAGCCGGTCATCGGGCCCGCGGCCAGGCCGGCGGCGCGGACGCCGACGATGAAGTAGGCGGCCTGGAGCGCGGTGTTCAGCAGCGCGGCGCTCTCGCGGACCGGGCGCTCGGAGAAGAAGGCGTCCTTGGCGGCCGGGAAGTGCGGGAAGAGGGCCGGCAGCTCCTCGTGGAACTCGTTGTCGGCGGAGAGGATCGCGACGAGCGGCGCGGAGGAGGTCTTGGGGCGGTTGCCCTCGGCCATGTGCTGGACAAGGCGCTCGCGAGCCTCGGGGGAGCGGACCAGGGTGATGCGCAGGGGCGACTGGTTGAAGGCGGTCGGGCCGTACTTGACCAGGTCGTAGATCGCCTGGACCTGCTCATCGGTCACCGGCTCGTCGGTGAACGTATTGGCGGTGCGGGCCTCGCGGAAGAGGAGGTCCTGGGCGGCGGGGTCAAGAACGAGCGACATCTGCGTCATACCTTCCGGAATGTTGATCAAGCGGTGTCTCCGACGGTACGGCAGGGTTAGGTTAACTTTCAACTAAATCTGGGGATGGGTGACGATGCTCACACGGGGCCGGGGCCGGGGTGGATGGTGCGGCGGCGTGCCGGCCGCCGGGTGCCGGAGTGGCCACCGGCGCGTGCGCCTGTGCGCAGGTTCCCCGCGCCCCTTGAGGGCTTGGTGTTCGGGCGCGGACCGTGCTGGGGCGCTCGCGCAGTTCCCCGTGCCCCTGACGGGGGTGGTGCCGGCCCGCATGGGGAACCTCAGCCTGCCCCGTGCTGCTGAGCTTGAGGTGCCGGCCCACACCGGCATCTTCACCCTGTCAGGGGGTCCCCCCTGGTCCTTGAGGCCTTGGGGGAGTTTGAGGACGAGCGCCCTTCAGGCGCGATCGGGGTCTGGGACGGAGCCCCAGGGTTCCTCACCCCCGGAGGGTTTGGGTAAGGGGCGGGGAGGGGCCAGAACCCCAAGGGTGACCTCAGCCGGCCTCGGGCGAGTCGGCCAGGGCCGCGTCGAGGCGGGCCCGAGCCCCCTCGAGCCACCGCCGGCACACCTTGGCCAGCTCCTCCCCCCGCTCCCAGAGCGCCAGGGACTCCTCCAACGTCGTACCCCCCGCCTCAAGCCGCCGCACGACATCGATCAGCTCGTCCCGCGCCTGCTCATACCCCAGCGCCGCGTCACCCGACACGGCCTCGTCCGTCGTCTTGGCCATGCGCTCCACCCTATGTCCGCGCTACGACAGTGACGTGCAGTTCGCCCTCGGCGACCCGGGCCCGCAGCTCCTCCCCGGACGCGACGTCCCCGGGGGCGCGGACCACCTCGCCGCCGGCCCGCTGGAGCACCGCGTACCCCCGCTCCAGCGTGGCCGCGGGCGAGAGCGCCACCACGCGCGCGTGGGTGTGCGAGAGCTCGGAGTCTGCCCGGTCCAGGTGGTGGCCGAGCACCCGGCGTGCGCGGTGCAAGAGCGCGTCCACGTCGTCGGCGCGGTCGTCCACCATGCGCTGCGGCCGCTCCATCCAGGGCCGCCCGAGCACCCCCGCAAGACCCCGCTCCTCGCGGTCGACGACGCCGGTGACGTGGCGGCGCGCGCGGTCGCGCAGCATCCGTACCCGCTCCAGCTCCTCGCCGACGTCCGGCACGACCTTCTTCGCGGCGTCCGTCGGCGTGGAGGCCCGCAGATCGGCGACCAGGTCGAGCAGCGGAGCGTCCGGCTCGTGCCCGATCGCGGAGACGACCGGCGTACGGCACCGGCCGACCGCCCGGACCAGCTCCTCGTCCGAGAACGGCAGCAGGTCCTCCACGCTGCCGCCGCCCCGCGCCACGATGATCACGTCCACGTCGTCCAGCTCGTCGAGCTCCCGCACCGCCTGGACTACCTGCGGCACCGCGTGCACGCCCTGCACCGCCACATTGCGTACCTCGAAGCGCACCGCGGGCCAGCGCCGCCGCGCGTTCTCCAGGACGTCACGCTCGGCTGCCGAGGCGCGCCCCACGACGAGCCCGACGAGCTGTGGCAGGAAGGGCAGCGGACGCTTGCGGTCCAGGGCGAAAAGGCCCTCCGACGCCAGGCTCCGCTTCAACTGCTCGAGTCTGGCGAGCAGTTCACCGATGCCGACCGGTTTTATCTCCACCGCGCGCAGCGAGAGCTGGCCGCGCGGCGCGTACCACTCGGGCTTGGCGTGCACCACGACGCGCGCGCCCTCGGACACCACGTCGGCCACCGCGTCGAAGACCTGGCGGTAGCACGTGACGCCCACGGAGATGTCGTGTGAGGGATCGCGCAGCGTCATGAAGACCACACCCGCGCCGGGCCGCCGCGAGAGCTGGGTGATCTGCCCCTCCACCCAGACCGCCCCGAGACGGTTGATCCACCCCCCGATGAGGCGCGACACCTCGCCGACGGGGAGCGGCGCGTCCGCACTCGTATTCAGAGCCATGTACGCAGGCTAGCCCCCGCCACCGACAGTCCCGCCGGGCCCCGGCGGCTCCGCGTCGGACCCCGGCGGCTCCGCGTCGGGGCCCGGACGCCGGCCCCCCTGCATGGCGAGCACCACAAGACCCACCGCGAGCCAGCCGAGCCCGACCAGCTGCGCGGTCGCCGTCGCCTCCCAGATCACCGCGACGATCACGGCCGCGCCGAGCGCCGGGACCACCACGTGGCTCAGCCAGTTGGGCGCGCCCTCCATGCGGCGTACCGCGTACCAGGCGACGACGGAGACGTGCAGCAGGAAGAACGCGGTCAGCGCGCCCATGTCCACGACCGAGACGAGGTGGTCCATGCCGTCGTCGCGCCGGGCCGCCCACACCGCGGCGACCAGCGTGACCACCGCGGCGAGCAGCAGCGCGGGGCGCGGCACCCCGGCGCCTGTGCGCGACAGGGCGCGCGGCAGCCGGCGGTCGCGGGCCATCGCGAAGACGAGCCGGCCGGCCGCGGCCTGCCCGGCGAGCGCCGCGAACGCCGCCCCGATCGCCTTGCTGACCGCCACCAGGGTGTGCAGCCAGCCGCCCACCGACGTCTCCACCGTGTCGTAGAACGCCGAGCCCTGCTTGACCGGGTCGGCCGCGAGCCGCGCCGACGACAGGGGTTCGAGCAGCGCCGCCAGGTAGGACTGCACGATGAACAGGGACCCGGCGAGCACCAGGCAGAACAGCACCGCGCGCGCCACCTTGGCCGACCCCCCCGTCACCTCCTCGGCGAAGGTCGCGATCGCGTCGAAGCCGAGGTAGGACAGGACCGCGACGGACACCGCGCCGAGGACCGCGCCCAGGGAGAACCCGGCGTCCCCGCTCAGCGGCGAGAGCCAGCCCCGGTGCGCCCCGTCCCGTACGAGCACCACCACGGCCGACACCACGAAGACGAGCAGCACCACGATCTCCAGGGCGAGCACCGCGAAGCCGACGCGGGCGGCGGCCCGTACGCCCCACAGGTTGAGCAGGGTGGTGATCACCACCGCGACCGCCGTCCACACCCACCGCGACACGGACGGGACCAGGGAGTTCATCGCGATGCCGGAGAAGAGGTAGGCGACGGCCGGGATGAGCAGGTAGTCGAGCATCGCCATCCACCCGGCGATGAAACCCGGCCCCTCGCCGAGCGCCTTGCGCGCGTACGCGAACACCGACCCGGCCAGCGGCACGACCCGCACCATCTGGGCGTAGCTGAACGCGGTGAAGCCCATGGCGATCGTGGCCACCAGATAAACCAGCGCGACCGCGCCGTGCGACTTGGCGTCCAGGGTGCCGAAGATGCCGACGGGAGCCATCGGC
Protein-coding regions in this window:
- a CDS encoding malonic semialdehyde reductase, translating into MSLVLDPAAQDLLFREARTANTFTDEPVTDEQVQAIYDLVKYGPTAFNQSPLRITLVRSPEARERLVQHMAEGNRPKTSSAPLVAILSADNEFHEELPALFPHFPAAKDAFFSERPVRESAALLNTALQAAYFIVGVRAAGLAAGPMTGFDPAGVQKEFLDDDHTPLMVVNIGKPGDDAWYPRSPRLAYDDVVTTV
- the xseA gene encoding exodeoxyribonuclease VII large subunit, with the protein product MALNTSADAPLPVGEVSRLIGGWINRLGAVWVEGQITQLSRRPGAGVVFMTLRDPSHDISVGVTCYRQVFDAVADVVSEGARVVVHAKPEWYAPRGQLSLRAVEIKPVGIGELLARLEQLKRSLASEGLFALDRKRPLPFLPQLVGLVVGRASAAERDVLENARRRWPAVRFEVRNVAVQGVHAVPQVVQAVRELDELDDVDVIIVARGGGSVEDLLPFSDEELVRAVGRCRTPVVSAIGHEPDAPLLDLVADLRASTPTDAAKKVVPDVGEELERVRMLRDRARRHVTGVVDREERGLAGVLGRPWMERPQRMVDDRADDVDALLHRARRVLGHHLDRADSELSHTHARVVALSPAATLERGYAVLQRAGGEVVRAPGDVASGEELRARVAEGELHVTVVART
- a CDS encoding exodeoxyribonuclease VII small subunit; this translates as MAKTTDEAVSGDAALGYEQARDELIDVVRRLEAGGTTLEESLALWERGEELAKVCRRWLEGARARLDAALADSPEAG
- a CDS encoding APC family permease, with the translated sequence MSGVHEERERHGGHGEEGRPGAPGRAGYGADPGPGAEGAGRLRRSLGFRDLVVYGLLFIAPMAPVGIFGTLDAKSHGAVALVYLVATIAMGFTAFSYAQMVRVVPLAGSVFAYARKALGEGPGFIAGWMAMLDYLLIPAVAYLFSGIAMNSLVPSVSRWVWTAVAVVITTLLNLWGVRAAARVGFAVLALEIVVLLVFVVSAVVVLVRDGAHRGWLSPLSGDAGFSLGAVLGAVSVAVLSYLGFDAIATFAEEVTGGSAKVARAVLFCLVLAGSLFIVQSYLAALLEPLSSARLAADPVKQGSAFYDTVETSVGGWLHTLVAVSKAIGAAFAALAGQAAAGRLVFAMARDRRLPRALSRTGAGVPRPALLLAAVVTLVAAVWAARRDDGMDHLVSVVDMGALTAFFLLHVSVVAWYAVRRMEGAPNWLSHVVVPALGAAVIVAVIWEATATAQLVGLGWLAVGLVVLAMQGGRRPGPDAEPPGSDAEPPGPGGTVGGGG